In Tachypleus tridentatus isolate NWPU-2018 chromosome 7, ASM421037v1, whole genome shotgun sequence, a genomic segment contains:
- the LOC143256366 gene encoding natterin-3-like, whose amino-acid sequence MSTHCGPTNYQNVAEWVNAARGHIPSHAVQGGYDGRDTIYVGRVYHQGDVIPGKIQPSHGCCYVPWGGNEHAHHDYQVLVNRHGSVMEWHSASNGTVPPGAIQGGRTNSGEPLFIGRAHQNGSVTVGKVQPSHGVLYVSYGGKEIPHRSYEVLIVKTVALR is encoded by the exons ATGTCGACTCATTGTGGAC CCACGAACTACCAAAATGTAGCTGAATGGGTGAATGCCGCCAGGGGTCATATACCGTCACATGCTGTCCAAGGAGGTTACGATGGTAGAGACACAATCTATGTGGGACGTGTCTATCATCAAGGAGATGTCATTCCTGGAAAAATACAACCTTCTCACGGCTGTTGCTACGTCCCCTGGGGTGGAAATGAACACGCCCACCATGACTACCAG GTGCTGGTCAATCGTCATGGATCTGTCATGGAGTGGCACAGTGCATCGAATGGAACAGTCCCACCTGGTGCTATCCAAGGAGGCAGGACAAACTCTGGAGAACCTCTCTTCATTGGTAGGGCTCATCAGAACGGATCAGTTACTGTGGGTAAAGTTCAGCCTTCCCATGGAGTTCTGTATGTTTCTTATGGTGGAAAAGAAATTCCTCATCGAAGCTACGAAGTACTTATAGTAAAAACTGTGGCGTTGCGATAA